From Acipenser ruthenus chromosome 23, fAciRut3.2 maternal haplotype, whole genome shotgun sequence, the proteins below share one genomic window:
- the LOC131699671 gene encoding endoplasmic reticulum-Golgi intermediate compartment protein 1: MTFDVRRLDVYRKVPKDLTQPTYTGAFISICCCLFMLFLFLSELTGFIATELVNELYVDDPDKDSGGKIDVSLNISLPNLNCDLVGLDIQDEMGRHEVGHIDNSMKIPLNNGYGCRFEGKFSVNKVPGNFHVSTHSATAQPQNPDMTHVIHKLTFGEKLQVHTIHGAFNALAGSDRLASNPLASHDYILKIVPTVYEDMAGKHRFSYQYTVANKEYVAYSHTGRIIPAIWFRYDLSPITVKYTERRQPLYRFITTICAIIGGTFTVAGIIDSCIFTASEAWKKIQLGKMS; the protein is encoded by the exons GCTTGACGTCTACAGGAAGGTGCCTAAAGACCTGACCCAGCCAACCTACACTGGAGCCTTCA TTTCCATTTGCTGTTGCCTTTTCATGCTCTTTCTCTTCCTGTCCGAGCTCACTGGGTTTATAGCCACAGAACT AGTAAATGAACTTTATGTGGATGACCCAGATAAGGACAGTGGAGGGAAGATTGATGTGAGTTTAAACATCAGTTTGCCCAACTTGAACTGTGATC TTGTCGGGTTAGATATTCAGGATGAGATGGGCAGACACGAGGTGGGTCACATCGACAACTCCATGAAGATCCCTCTCAACAACGGCTATGGCTGCAGGTTCGAAGGAAAGTTCAGTGTAAACAAG gtaCCAGGTAACTTCCACGTATCGACCCACAGTGCTACGGCTCAGCCACAGAACCCTGACATGACCCACGTCATTCACAAACTCACCTTTGGAGAGAAACTGCAG GTGCACACTATTCATGGAGCCTTCAATGCCTTAGCAGGATCCGACAGACTGGCATCCAACC cacTTGCATCCCACGACTACATCTTAAAGATAGTGCCCACTGTGTATGAAGACATGGCCGGCAAACACAGGTTCTCTTATCAGTACACAGTGGCCAATAAG GAATACGTGGCCTACAGTCACACAGGCCGCATCATCCCGGCTATCTGGTTCCGCTATGACCTGAGCCCCATCACTGTGAAGTACACAGAGAGACGGCAGCCGCTGTACCGCTTCATCACCACG ATCTGTGCCATCATTGGAGGCACCTTCACTGTGGCCGGCATTATCGACTCCTGCATCTTCACTGCCTCTGAGGCCTGGAAGAAGATCCAACTCGGAAAAATGTCATGA